The Capsicum annuum cultivar UCD-10X-F1 chromosome 3, UCD10Xv1.1, whole genome shotgun sequence genomic sequence cgagaagaagaagaatagtaCACCTTTCATCAGATTTGGGCCGTTGTATGGCCCAGGCGACGATGAGATTCAAGAAAAGAAGATACAAGCAGCCAAGGACGAGGTTTGGCTGAACATATTACGGTCTTCTCCTGCAAATGATGAAGAAGTTACAAAGGGCTTATACGTATCGGCCATCAGATCAATCGAAAAAGAAGCAAGAGAGAGTTATATCGCCAATGACAACATAAGTTTTCTTCAACTGACAGGAACTGAGTTCCGGATGATGATGATAAAAGATGGGTGTTTTTTCATTCATCTAGCGTTATTTATGCTAGTAGAGGGCCACAATCATCGTCATGTTCACAATAAACTCCTTCAAGAATTGCTGCACAACAAGAAACAACAATGTGTTGCGTCTATGTTTCATGTTGGCAACCAGATTCCCTTGGTGGTTCTCAAATCATTAATGAAACAGAACTACTTCCGGGAATTGATAGCAATTTGTGGCAGCTTGAAAACACCAAAATCTGATCTCGTGAAGATGGCTTTATACGAGTTTGTACTTTTGCCAGCGATCGTAGAAATTGAAACTGAGAAGAGAAGCAATTGTTCGCCCCACGTACTCCAATTTCTATTTTCAGGAACCAAACATAAGGCGGCGAATCAGATGCAGCATCAACCTTGTGATCTTCTCCATGGATTCCACCAACTACTTCTTGGACTAGAAAACAATGATAAAATTGAAGACGAACAAGGAGTAGATGACAGTGATCTCGTTGAAACTGATTTAGAAGCAGGGCGACATGGAACTGACTCATCAACTCCTATTTTGAGGAGAACAGGTGATTTGACTACTGGTAGAAGCGCCTCCGAGTTGAAGCAATCGGGCGTAAAGTTTAAGGTTTTCGAGGggataggaatcaaagggattAGCTTCAAGAAAAGATACTATCCTTTTGATCCTTATCTTGCCTTGCCTCAATTCTTGGTTGACGCGCATAGTAAAGTACTAATTCAATCTCTGAAAGATTACGAAACTGCACAAAACTTTGATGACAATGAACGTGAAGTAACATCGTATTTGAGATTCATGCACGAACTGATTCGAACATCAGAAGATGCCAAAGTCCTCCAATTGAATGGAATCATAAAAGGAAGCTGGAAACACACAGAAAAAGTACCGAGAATGCTCAAGGAAGTTGCTGGTGAAGAAGAAGTCACTTGTCCCAAACTCCGTCTTGCAAAATTCAAATTGAACTACTTTGATCGTCCGCCATGGGTCAATTTAATGTCTCAGTACTTCACATTAATTTTCGCTCTCACTGTCATCCAGACATTTTACGCTGTATTAGCATACCATAGACCAAATTCATAAATTTGTTACTTCATCCTTGTTCTGTTTCTCTTGAAAGCTATATTCCATTAATTAGCATGTTCTTGTACTTGTAGGTCCTCtttttctacatatttttctgTTTCGTCTGCACCGAAAATCATTACAGTTGAATTTGTGAGGAAGTCAAGGACATGCTGATCAATTTAACTGGAATACATGGGACGAATAATTGCTTCTCTTCTCGATTTCAATTTCTATGATCGCTGGCAAAAGTACAAACTCGTATAAAGCCATTTTCATGAGATCAGATTTTGATCTTTTCCAGTTGCCACCAATTGCTATCAATTCCAgctttggagtaactggtaaagttgctgccatgcgatcaggaggtcacgggttcaagcctcggaaacagcctctggcagaaatgcaaggtaagactgcatacgatacacccttgtggtggggcccttctccAGACATCATGCacagcggtagctttagtgcaccggactgaaAAACAAAACAAGTTCTGTTTCATTAATGATTTGAGAACCACCAAGGGAATCTGATTGCCAACATGAAACATAGACGCAACACATTGTTGTTTCTTGTTGTGCAGCAATTCTTGAAGGAGTTTATTGTGATCTGCGGGGAGAACATGATGATTGTGGACCTCGACTAGCATAAATAACGTTAGATGGATGAAGATGAAGCCATTAATCTtgtgaaaagaagaagaaaatctgATAAAAAAGATTAAGAGAGTCGTTTCCAGCTCCTAGCTTAATCATAGGTCCA encodes the following:
- the LOC107865735 gene encoding uncharacterized protein LOC107865735 isoform X2 encodes the protein MASSSSDSSTLVPMAVDVSAIYFCNIKNLVPTVLDYTNYTLWRELFLPIFKGYGVYGFIDGSYPCPEPAIREENGDSVAFQQWIQVDSIILSWIQATISQQILQEIILIKSNRGLTCRDAWLKIEQLIHNQKYYKHNDQLDVTGKKLLRVRNRICKHSEKKKNSTPFIRFGPLYGPGDDEIQEKKIQAAKDEVWLNILRSSPANDEEVTKGLYVSAIRSIEKEARESYIANDNISFLQLTGTEFRMMMIKDGCFFIHLALFMLVEGHNHRHVHNKLLQELLHNKKQQCVASMFHVGNQIPLVVLKSLMKQNYFRELIAICGSLKTPKSDLVKMALYEFVLLPAIVEIETEKRSNCSPHVLQFLFSGTKHKAANQMQHQPCDLLHGFHQLLLGLENNDKIEDEQGVDDSDLVETDLEAGRHGTDSSTPILRRTGDLTTGRSASELKQSGVKFKVFEGIGIKGISFKKRYYPFDPYLALPQFLVDAHSKVLIQSLKDYETAQNFDDNEREVTSYLRFMHELIRTSEDAKVLQLNGIIKGSWKHTEKVPRMLKEVAGEEEVTCPKLRLAKFKLNYFDRPPWVNLMSQYFTLIFALTVIQTFYAVLAYHRPNS
- the LOC107865735 gene encoding uncharacterized protein LOC107865735 isoform X1, which encodes MASSSSDSSTLVPMAVDVSAIYFCNIKNLVPTVLDYTNYTLWRELFLPIFKGYGVYGFIDGSYPCPEPAIREENGDSVAFQQWIQVDSIILSWIQATISQQILQEIILIKSNRGLTCRDAWLKIEQLIHNQNVQKYYKHNDQLDVTGKKLLRVRNRICKHSEKKKNSTPFIRFGPLYGPGDDEIQEKKIQAAKDEVWLNILRSSPANDEEVTKGLYVSAIRSIEKEARESYIANDNISFLQLTGTEFRMMMIKDGCFFIHLALFMLVEGHNHRHVHNKLLQELLHNKKQQCVASMFHVGNQIPLVVLKSLMKQNYFRELIAICGSLKTPKSDLVKMALYEFVLLPAIVEIETEKRSNCSPHVLQFLFSGTKHKAANQMQHQPCDLLHGFHQLLLGLENNDKIEDEQGVDDSDLVETDLEAGRHGTDSSTPILRRTGDLTTGRSASELKQSGVKFKVFEGIGIKGISFKKRYYPFDPYLALPQFLVDAHSKVLIQSLKDYETAQNFDDNEREVTSYLRFMHELIRTSEDAKVLQLNGIIKGSWKHTEKVPRMLKEVAGEEEVTCPKLRLAKFKLNYFDRPPWVNLMSQYFTLIFALTVIQTFYAVLAYHRPNS